The following proteins come from a genomic window of Vicugna pacos unplaced genomic scaffold, VicPac4 scaffold_103, whole genome shotgun sequence:
- the LOC140694724 gene encoding trafficking protein particle complex subunit 9-like, translated as MDNLEAWNGTEMELLQRSEEKIQPCSILCELYELIGFHCKSTFFKRVAPVRHAAPGIPEPGGKACSRLLLQTLPGYSLSLDLQDFSKCVGTKTLLQPH; from the exons atggataatctggaagcttggaatggaaccgagatggaattactgcag cgttctgaggagaaaattcagccgtgcagcatcctctgcgagctctacgagttgatcggcttccactgcaagtccaccttcttcaagcgggtggcccccgtgcggcacgcggcccccggcatcccggagcctggcgggaaggcctgctcccgactcctcctgcagacgcttcctggctacagtctgtcactggacttgcaggacttcagcaaatgtgttggaactaaaacattgcttcagccccattaa